The following are encoded in a window of Phaseolus vulgaris cultivar G19833 chromosome 3, P. vulgaris v2.0, whole genome shotgun sequence genomic DNA:
- the LOC137805916 gene encoding EPIDERMAL PATTERNING FACTOR-like protein 8 — translation MDSPSVYLTGLKTFVTLILIISLTLFPSNSVGSDSTKDGKGLKQKKLVLGSRPPKCVNKCLSCKPCMAALVISPHHRVSHIHKATTAQRDEGYYLLSWKCKCAFIL, via the exons ATGGATTCTCCCAGCGTATATCTCACAGGACTAAAAACTTTTGTGACTCTGATTCTCATAATTTCCCTCACCTTATTTCCTTCTAATTCAG TAGGGTCAGATTCAACGAAAGATGGAAAGGGTCTGAAGCAAAAGAAGTTAGTGTTGGGGTCAAGGCCTCCAAAGTGTGTGAACAAGTGCTTGAGTTGCAAGCCTTGTATGGCTGCTCTAGTAATCTCTCCTCACCACAGGGTTAGTCACATTCACAAGGCAACAACTGCTCAAAGAGACGAGGGCTACTATCTTCTCTCTTGGAAATGCAAATGCG CTTTTATACTTTGA